In one window of Pseudomonas sp. IAC-BECa141 DNA:
- a CDS encoding autotransporter-associated beta strand repeat-containing protein produces the protein MEARFGVALVSRFSPLSLAVHLSVAGFLFGGVSAPALATCSTAGSTVTCTGVPSLPLFLNDFSSASNGLTVNVNSGAQMNATLGGKVLNLTGVNISLNNSGTIDPALLGLVSVLSGGAFIGTGASSTVSVLNNASGLIRGTGMLLGLNLTSIDGLGIGVNNAAAGTTTITNNGTITSTGLSVGGITLADTPVVGVYGGSQVVMTNSSTGTINGRVAFETSAAGNTFTNAGNITGSVSMGAGSTNTFYAITGSSVNVGDGVQVTVGLGGLIGINLTFAPTGTIDGGAGGTNTLILQNPIGVGGGTTGSGTASSATYVNFNNLTLNSGTWTLQGPLVSGATTLNGGVALFNDNGAFGSGVLTSNGGILQASTAGLNISNLISLGAGGLTVQGTNATTLSGVLSGSGGLTKIGSGQLNLNGVNTYTGSTVLNGGVVQVGNNQAFSTGGITVGGASSISASGPISLNNALTLNSTLTATGTGALTLGGLISGASGLTKTGSGSLTLSGANTGYSGTTTLSAGTLRVGNNNALGTGVLNTATGTSLDSTANVTLANNIGITGTLNVLGSNALTLSGILSGTGAITKSGTASLTLTGNNTNSGTTALNGGTLLVGSNTALGTGALNAAAGTTLDATTAVTLANAVALAADLTIGGTQALGLSGVISGAGNLIKNGTANLTLSGNNTFSGGTTLNAGTLIVGSNTALGTGALTTAAGTTLDASTTVALGNAVALGGNLNIAGNANLTLGGVVSGNGGLTKNGAANLILSGANTFLGGTTLNAGTLTVGNAGALGSGSLTVAGAATLDSSAAVSLGNDVALNGNLSIGGSNGLTLGGVISGASQLIKNGTANLTLNGVNTFTGGTALNAGSLTVGNAAALGTGTLTVGGSGGSLNSSANVTLNNAIALNANLTAGGANPLTLGGVISGGSNLIKTGASTLSLTGNNTYTGSTSLNAGTLIVGSNTALGTGILNAGNNTTLDASTATSLANNVNLGGNVTLGGSNALTLNGVVAGVGGLIKNGPADLVLNGANTYFGNTALNVGKLIVGSNTALGSGALNAAAGTTLDTNAAVSLGNQVNLAGALNVGGSADLTLTGTVAGAGSLVKNGAANLNLNGTNTYIGGTTLNAGTVTVGNSSALGTGALTVGGAATLDSSSSLASLANAVVLNAALSVGGTQNLALGGVVSGAGQLIKNGAANLTLNGSNTFGGGTTLNAGTLTLGSAGALGSGGLTVGGAATLDNSSALSVGNNITLNADLTVAGNNGLNLSGVIDGAGNLIKTGLDDLALSGTNTFTGALNILSGSVSTLTSGALGNTSGANVSAGASLNLGSNASLNGLSGSGGVQIGGGNTLTVGGVSSTSTFDGDLSGNGGLTKVGTGTLNLTGINGLVGNTAVNGGTLNLSGSLASAQVSVNTGASVTGSGSILGTLNVNNGGHLALSSGNTLSAASLVLAANSNIDANLATPSTTSLMNIGGNLTLDGNLNVTDAGGFGVGVYRLFNYTGALTDNGLTVAGVPVGFGLGDLVVQTSVGNQINLLVSAPNANIRFWDGSQTIPNGTVDGGSGAWDAVNTNWTNVNGTLNQTWAGDFAVFQGTAGTVSVNGTQLFTGMQFLTDGYNVVNGTSGLLTAVNGSGGTTAMRVDPGVTATVGVNIDGSGILNKLDSGTLVLNGANSYTGGTQLDGGTLVVGSNTALGSGALIANAGTQLDSNTAVTLTNATTLNGNLTVLGSNALTLNGVISGTGGLIKNGSASLTLGGNNAFLGPVALNAGGLILASNAALGSATLNAANGTTLDASGAVTAGNAINLAGNLGVVGSNDLTLSGAINGAGSLTKNGAANLILSGANNFLGGITLNAGTLTAGSNGALGLGNLTVAGASALDSNTSVSLGNNVVLNANLTNTGSSDVTLGGVVSGSGALIKNGASNLTLNGINTYSGGTTLNAGTVTLGTSAGLGSGAVTVAGASTLDSTAPLVLANNLNVNANLSVAGNNNLTLGGVIAGAGTLTKNGLADLTLTGNNTFSGTFDVQAGSLTTLGNSALGSNAGVNLGAAATLNLGGSGSLASLTGSGTALIGGGNTLSIGGNNASSIFDGVLTGTGELSKLGTGTLTLTGLNSLTGNTTVNAGTLNVSGSLDSASVLVNSGGTLTGSGSLGGAVTVADGGHLAGATGSTLSVNSLVFNANSNFDVGLGTPVSGGGNALVNVGGNLTLDGTLNVSDIGGFGSGVYRLINYTGGLTDNGMLIGTVPGSVTPGDLTLQTALANQINLLVTAPGVTVQFWDGNQLVANGSVDGGSGTWGTGTTNWTDVNGTTNQAWSNSFAVFQGTAGTVTVNGAQTITGMQFVTDGYSLQNGTAGSLNLVNGSLGNATVRVDPNVTATVGVALNGAGTLGKYDTGTLVLNAANGYTGGTALNGGKIVVGNNSALGTGVLTAANGTALDSNTAVSLANAVVLNGGLTVAGSNALTLGGVVSGSGSLIKTGASSLTLNGSNTYSGGTQLSGGSLILGNNSAISSGALSVLGNGTLDSTSALQLANAINLGAQLTLAGNQDTTLIGAITGSGSLVKNGSGDLVLSGANTYSGGTTLNGGSTRGDTSSLQGAIVNNATLTFEQNSDGSYTGNLTGAGTLNKTGTGALLLTGNNTFTGNTSVQAGSLNVNGVLNSANVNVASGAKIGGSGVLAGAVQLANGATLTGGGTATPLSVGSLVLSSGTNLDFSLGSAASSTTVVNVAGNLTLDGTLNISNAGGFGTGVYQLFSYGGSLTDNGLVYGSLPVSAANLTLQTALANQVNLLVQNTPGEVQFWNGGTTNPDGSIGGGSGVWGPGTNWTDPSGTQALASNGQFAVFGGQSGTVTVQGNQNFTGLQFLASGYNLVPGAGGTLTPVNGPGGSLAPVRVNAGGSTEISVPLVGSGGIEKLDSGTLVLSGANTYSGGTTVSGGTLIGNTLSLQGNILNNASLVFQQNANGQFNGRLSGVGAMAKRGAARLLLTGNQPFSGTVAVDQGVLQVGSRAARASLSGQVTVANGAGLSGNGSVGSVVNHGVVASGGEDGTLSVAGNLSNAADGVLALTVSSPTATPLAVGGSATLGGGLQVNSLAPFTGNTVYSLITAGGGVTGTFSAADLPQYAFLNTALVYDANAVNLVVSRNGNSFVDVAATRNQRNTASALMRNGAAGSALQGEIVNLSVAGARNAFDSLSGEIHASTASAMLEDSRYVRDAVNDRMRQPSCSAPDDPRRALAPSDNQLSSNGCHGEMVGWARALGAWGESDGDSNSAKLDRNLSGFMLGTDKQLDDQWRVGMAAGYTRSDLDAHDRRSDATVESYHLAAYLNSQFDALAVRLGAAYSWHDIETKRDVSVGAYNDRLKANYDARSAQVFGEVGYAIEAAGIALEPFAGLAYVNYDSDKAKEKGGAGRLRAESDQDITFSTLGVRAGKVITLANGGQFTPRAALGWRHAFGDTKPDADLTFIDGGASFNTQGVPIAKDSAVVEAGVDFQISPTGKLGIGYSGQLSNESNDHAMTISFSLGF, from the coding sequence GTGGAAGCAAGGTTTGGTGTCGCCCTCGTTTCGCGTTTTTCCCCGCTTTCCCTTGCTGTGCACCTGAGCGTTGCCGGATTTCTGTTCGGCGGTGTCAGTGCACCGGCGCTTGCAACCTGTTCCACTGCCGGATCCACGGTGACCTGCACCGGGGTGCCGAGCCTGCCGCTGTTTCTCAATGACTTCAGCAGTGCCAGCAACGGCCTGACGGTCAACGTCAACTCGGGCGCGCAGATGAACGCGACGCTCGGCGGCAAGGTGCTCAACCTGACGGGCGTCAACATCAGCCTGAACAACTCCGGCACCATCGACCCTGCATTGCTGGGCCTGGTGTCCGTGCTCAGCGGCGGCGCGTTCATCGGAACGGGCGCCTCCAGCACGGTCAGCGTGCTCAACAACGCCAGCGGCCTCATTCGTGGCACCGGCATGTTGCTCGGCCTCAACCTGACCAGCATCGATGGCCTGGGGATAGGGGTCAACAATGCGGCGGCCGGCACCACCACCATCACCAACAACGGGACGATCACCTCGACCGGTCTGTCGGTGGGCGGGATCACCCTGGCCGATACGCCGGTGGTGGGTGTGTATGGCGGTTCCCAGGTCGTCATGACCAACAGCAGCACCGGCACGATCAACGGCCGGGTGGCCTTCGAGACATCGGCGGCGGGCAATACCTTCACCAACGCCGGTAACATCACCGGCAGCGTGTCGATGGGGGCGGGCAGCACCAACACGTTCTACGCGATCACCGGTTCGAGCGTAAACGTCGGTGACGGCGTGCAAGTTACCGTCGGCCTTGGCGGCCTGATCGGCATCAACCTGACCTTCGCCCCGACCGGTACGATCGATGGCGGTGCAGGTGGCACCAATACCCTGATTCTGCAAAACCCCATCGGTGTCGGCGGCGGCACCACCGGTTCAGGCACGGCGTCCAGCGCCACCTATGTCAACTTCAACAACCTGACCCTCAACAGCGGCACCTGGACCCTGCAGGGACCGTTGGTCAGCGGGGCGACGACCCTCAATGGCGGTGTCGCGCTGTTCAATGACAATGGCGCGTTCGGCAGCGGTGTATTGACGTCCAATGGCGGCATCCTGCAGGCCAGCACTGCCGGACTGAACATCAGCAACCTGATCTCGCTGGGTGCCGGCGGCCTGACGGTGCAGGGGACCAACGCCACAACGCTCAGCGGCGTGCTGTCCGGCAGCGGCGGCCTGACCAAGATCGGCAGCGGCCAGCTCAACCTCAACGGGGTCAATACCTACACCGGCAGTACCGTGCTCAATGGTGGCGTGGTGCAGGTGGGGAACAATCAGGCCTTCAGTACCGGCGGCATTACCGTTGGCGGCGCGTCGAGCATTTCGGCCTCCGGCCCGATTTCGTTGAACAACGCGCTCACCCTCAACAGCACACTGACGGCGACCGGCACCGGGGCCCTGACCCTGGGCGGGCTGATCAGCGGCGCCAGCGGCCTGACCAAGACCGGCAGCGGCAGCCTGACGCTCAGCGGCGCCAACACCGGTTACAGCGGCACCACGACCTTGAGTGCCGGCACCTTGCGCGTCGGCAACAACAATGCCTTGGGCACCGGGGTGCTCAACACCGCCACCGGCACCAGCCTGGACAGCACCGCCAACGTGACGTTGGCCAACAACATCGGCATCACTGGCACGTTGAACGTGCTCGGCAGCAATGCCCTGACCCTGTCCGGCATTCTCTCCGGCACCGGCGCGATTACCAAGAGTGGCACGGCCAGCCTGACCCTGACCGGCAACAACACCAACAGCGGCACCACCGCGCTCAACGGCGGTACCTTGCTGGTCGGCAGCAACACCGCCCTCGGCACCGGCGCGCTGAATGCGGCGGCGGGTACCACGCTGGATGCGACCACGGCGGTGACCCTGGCCAACGCGGTGGCGCTGGCGGCGGACCTGACCATCGGCGGAACACAGGCACTGGGCCTGAGCGGGGTCATCAGCGGTGCCGGCAACCTGATCAAGAACGGCACCGCGAACCTGACCCTCAGCGGCAATAACACGTTTTCCGGCGGTACGACGCTGAATGCCGGGACGCTGATTGTCGGTTCCAATACCGCGCTGGGCACGGGCGCACTGACCACGGCGGCGGGCACTACGCTCGATGCCAGCACCACCGTGGCGCTGGGCAACGCCGTCGCACTCGGCGGCAATCTGAACATTGCCGGCAACGCCAACCTGACCCTGGGTGGCGTGGTCAGCGGCAACGGCGGGCTGACCAAGAATGGCGCGGCCAACCTGATTCTCAGCGGCGCCAACACCTTCCTCGGCGGCACCACGTTGAATGCCGGTACTCTGACTGTCGGCAATGCCGGCGCACTGGGCAGCGGCAGCCTGACCGTCGCCGGCGCGGCGACCCTGGACAGCAGCGCCGCCGTCAGCCTGGGCAACGACGTAGCGCTCAACGGCAATCTGAGCATCGGCGGCAGCAATGGCCTGACCTTGGGCGGTGTCATCAGCGGCGCCAGTCAATTGATCAAGAACGGCACCGCCAACCTGACCCTCAACGGCGTCAACACCTTCACCGGTGGCACGGCGCTCAACGCCGGCAGCCTGACCGTCGGCAACGCGGCGGCTCTCGGCACCGGCACGCTCACCGTCGGTGGCTCGGGCGGCTCGCTCAACAGCAGCGCCAACGTCACGCTGAACAATGCGATTGCCCTCAACGCCAACCTTACCGCCGGTGGCGCCAACCCGCTGACCCTCGGCGGCGTCATCAGTGGCGGCAGCAACCTGATCAAGACCGGCGCCTCGACGCTGAGCCTGACCGGCAACAACACCTACACCGGCTCTACGTCGCTGAACGCCGGGACACTGATCGTCGGCTCCAACACCGCCCTCGGCACCGGCATCCTCAACGCCGGCAACAACACCACGCTGGACGCCAGCACCGCGACCAGCCTGGCGAACAACGTCAACCTCGGCGGCAACGTGACCCTCGGCGGCAGCAATGCCCTGACGCTCAACGGTGTCGTCGCCGGTGTCGGCGGCCTGATCAAAAACGGTCCGGCCGATCTGGTCCTCAACGGCGCCAACACCTACTTCGGCAACACCGCGTTGAACGTCGGCAAACTGATCGTCGGCAGCAACACCGCGCTGGGCAGTGGTGCGCTGAATGCGGCCGCCGGCACCACGCTGGATACCAACGCCGCCGTCAGCCTGGGCAACCAGGTCAACCTTGCCGGCGCGCTGAATGTCGGTGGCAGCGCCGACCTGACCCTCACGGGCACCGTTGCCGGGGCCGGCAGTCTGGTGAAAAACGGTGCGGCCAACCTGAATCTGAACGGCACCAATACCTACATCGGCGGCACTACCTTGAACGCCGGTACCGTGACCGTCGGCAACAGCTCGGCACTGGGCACGGGGGCCTTGACCGTCGGCGGTGCCGCGACGCTCGACAGCAGTTCCTCGCTGGCCAGCCTGGCCAACGCGGTTGTCCTTAACGCAGCGCTCAGTGTCGGCGGTACCCAGAACCTGGCCCTCGGCGGTGTCGTCAGCGGCGCCGGCCAGTTGATCAAGAACGGCGCGGCCAACCTGACGCTCAATGGCAGCAACACCTTCGGCGGCGGCACCACGCTCAATGCGGGCACGCTGACGCTGGGCTCGGCCGGTGCCCTGGGCAGTGGCGGCCTGACCGTCGGTGGCGCAGCAACGCTGGATAACAGCAGTGCGCTCAGCGTCGGCAACAACATCACGCTCAATGCCGACCTGACCGTGGCCGGCAACAACGGTCTGAACCTCAGCGGGGTGATCGACGGTGCGGGCAACCTGATCAAAACCGGCCTGGATGACCTCGCCCTCAGCGGCACCAACACCTTCACCGGTGCGCTGAACATCCTCTCCGGCAGCGTCAGCACCCTGACCAGCGGCGCACTCGGCAATACCTCCGGCGCCAATGTCAGCGCCGGCGCCAGCCTCAACCTCGGCAGCAACGCCAGCCTCAATGGCCTGAGCGGCAGTGGCGGCGTGCAGATCGGTGGCGGTAACACTTTGACCGTGGGCGGGGTCAGCAGCACCAGCACCTTCGACGGCGATCTCAGCGGCAATGGCGGTTTGACCAAAGTCGGCACCGGCACACTGAACCTGACCGGGATCAATGGCCTCGTCGGCAACACTGCCGTCAACGGCGGCACCCTGAACCTCAGCGGTTCGCTGGCCAGCGCCCAGGTCAGCGTCAATACCGGCGCGAGCGTCACCGGCAGCGGTTCGATCCTCGGAACCCTCAACGTCAACAATGGCGGCCACCTGGCGTTGTCTTCGGGCAATACCCTGTCTGCCGCGTCACTGGTTCTGGCTGCCAACAGCAATATCGATGCGAACCTCGCAACGCCATCGACCACCTCGCTGATGAACATCGGCGGCAACCTGACCCTCGACGGCAATCTCAACGTTACCGATGCCGGCGGGTTCGGTGTCGGGGTCTATCGTTTGTTCAACTACACGGGGGCACTGACCGACAACGGCCTGACCGTGGCCGGTGTACCTGTGGGGTTTGGCCTGGGCGATCTGGTGGTGCAGACCTCGGTCGGTAACCAGATCAACCTGTTGGTGTCCGCGCCGAACGCCAATATTCGCTTCTGGGACGGCAGCCAGACGATCCCGAACGGTACGGTCGATGGCGGCAGCGGAGCATGGGATGCCGTCAACACCAACTGGACCAACGTCAACGGGACGCTCAACCAGACCTGGGCCGGCGACTTCGCGGTGTTCCAGGGCACGGCGGGCACGGTGTCGGTCAACGGCACGCAGCTGTTCACCGGGATGCAGTTCCTCACGGACGGCTACAACGTGGTCAACGGTACGTCGGGACTGCTGACCGCCGTCAACGGCAGCGGTGGCACCACGGCGATGCGGGTCGATCCGGGCGTGACTGCCACGGTCGGCGTGAACATTGACGGCAGCGGGATTCTCAACAAGCTCGACAGCGGCACCCTGGTGCTCAACGGCGCCAACAGCTACACCGGCGGCACGCAACTCGATGGCGGCACCCTGGTGGTCGGCAGCAATACCGCACTGGGCAGCGGCGCGCTGATCGCCAACGCCGGCACGCAACTCGACAGCAACACCGCCGTGACCCTGACTAATGCGACCACGCTGAACGGTAACCTCACCGTGCTGGGCAGCAATGCGCTGACCCTCAACGGTGTCATTTCCGGTACCGGTGGCTTGATCAAGAACGGATCGGCCAGCCTGACGCTCGGCGGCAACAACGCTTTCCTCGGCCCGGTGGCACTGAATGCGGGCGGTCTGATCCTGGCGTCGAACGCGGCGCTGGGCTCCGCCACCCTGAACGCGGCGAACGGTACCACCCTGGATGCCAGCGGCGCCGTCACGGCGGGTAATGCGATCAACCTGGCAGGCAACCTTGGCGTGGTCGGCAGCAACGATCTGACACTCAGCGGAGCCATCAATGGCGCCGGCAGCCTGACCAAGAACGGCGCAGCCAATCTGATCCTCAGCGGTGCCAACAACTTCCTCGGTGGCATCACCCTCAATGCCGGCACCCTGACCGCCGGCAGCAACGGCGCCCTCGGTCTGGGCAACCTGACCGTGGCCGGTGCCTCGGCGCTGGACAGCAACACCTCGGTGTCGCTGGGCAACAACGTGGTACTCAACGCCAATCTGACCAACACCGGCAGCAGCGACGTGACCCTCGGCGGCGTGGTCAGCGGCAGCGGGGCACTGATCAAAAACGGGGCCTCCAACCTGACCCTAAACGGCATCAACACCTACAGCGGCGGCACCACGCTGAACGCCGGCACCGTGACCCTTGGCACCTCGGCGGGCCTGGGTTCCGGCGCGGTGACCGTGGCGGGCGCCTCGACTCTCGACAGCACGGCGCCGCTGGTGCTGGCCAACAACCTCAACGTCAATGCCAACCTGAGCGTGGCCGGCAACAACAACCTGACGCTTGGTGGCGTGATCGCCGGCGCGGGCACACTGACCAAGAACGGTCTGGCCGACCTGACGCTGACCGGCAACAACACCTTCAGCGGTACCTTCGACGTGCAGGCCGGCAGCCTGACCACGCTGGGCAACTCGGCGCTGGGCAGCAACGCCGGGGTCAATCTCGGCGCTGCGGCGACCCTCAACCTCGGCGGCTCCGGCAGCCTCGCCAGCCTGACCGGCAGCGGCACCGCACTGATCGGCGGCGGCAACACACTGAGCATCGGCGGTAACAACGCCAGCAGTATTTTCGACGGCGTGCTCACCGGCACCGGCGAACTGAGCAAACTCGGCACCGGCACGCTGACCCTGACCGGCCTCAACAGCCTGACCGGTAACACCACGGTCAACGCCGGTACTTTGAACGTCAGCGGTTCGCTGGACAGCGCCAGTGTGCTGGTCAACAGCGGCGGCACCCTGACCGGCAGCGGCTCGCTCGGCGGGGCCGTGACCGTGGCGGACGGCGGCCATCTGGCCGGCGCTACCGGCAGCACGCTGTCGGTGAATTCGCTGGTGTTCAACGCCAACTCCAACTTCGATGTCGGCCTCGGCACACCGGTGTCCGGTGGCGGCAACGCGCTGGTCAACGTCGGCGGCAATCTGACCCTCGACGGTACCCTCAACGTCAGCGATATCGGCGGATTCGGCAGCGGCGTGTATCGCCTGATCAACTACACCGGCGGCCTGACCGACAACGGCATGCTGATCGGCACCGTGCCGGGCAGCGTCACGCCGGGCGACCTGACCCTGCAAACCGCGCTGGCCAACCAGATCAACCTGCTGGTTACCGCACCGGGCGTTACCGTGCAGTTCTGGGACGGCAACCAACTTGTCGCCAACGGTTCGGTGGATGGCGGCAGCGGCACCTGGGGCACCGGCACCACCAACTGGACCGACGTCAACGGCACCACCAACCAGGCCTGGAGCAACAGCTTCGCGGTGTTCCAGGGGACGGCGGGCACCGTCACGGTGAACGGTGCGCAAACCATCACCGGCATGCAGTTCGTCACCGATGGCTACAGCCTGCAGAACGGCACGGCCGGTTCGCTGAATCTGGTCAACGGATCGCTGGGTAACGCGACCGTGCGGGTCGACCCGAACGTCACCGCCACCGTGGGCGTGGCGCTCAACGGCGCTGGCACACTGGGCAAGTACGACACCGGCACCCTGGTGCTCAACGCGGCCAACGGTTACACCGGCGGCACCGCGCTCAACGGCGGCAAGATCGTGGTCGGCAATAACTCGGCCCTTGGCACCGGCGTATTGACCGCCGCCAACGGCACGGCGCTGGACAGCAACACAGCGGTCAGCCTGGCCAACGCCGTGGTGCTCAACGGCGGACTCACCGTCGCCGGCTCCAACGCATTGACCCTCGGCGGTGTGGTCAGCGGCAGCGGCAGTCTGATCAAGACCGGCGCATCGAGCCTGACCCTCAACGGCAGCAACACTTACAGCGGCGGTACTCAACTGTCCGGCGGCTCGCTGATTCTGGGCAACAACAGTGCGATCAGCAGCGGCGCCCTCAGCGTGCTGGGCAACGGCACCCTGGACAGCACCTCTGCACTGCAACTGGCCAACGCCATCAACCTGGGGGCGCAACTGACCCTGGCCGGCAACCAGGACACCACGCTGATCGGCGCGATCACCGGCAGCGGCAGTCTGGTGAAAAACGGCAGTGGCGACCTCGTCCTCAGCGGCGCCAACACCTACAGCGGCGGTACGACGCTGAACGGCGGCAGCACCCGTGGCGACACCAGCAGCCTGCAAGGCGCCATTGTCAACAACGCGACGCTGACCTTCGAGCAGAACAGTGACGGCAGCTACACCGGCAATCTGACGGGGGCCGGCACACTCAATAAAACCGGTACCGGCGCCTTGCTGCTGACCGGCAACAACACCTTCACCGGCAACACTTCGGTGCAGGCCGGTTCGCTGAACGTCAACGGTGTGCTCAACAGTGCCAACGTCAATGTCGCCAGCGGGGCGAAAATCGGCGGCAGCGGCGTATTGGCAGGCGCCGTACAACTGGCCAACGGTGCGACGCTGACGGGCGGCGGCACTGCAACGCCGTTGTCGGTCGGTTCGCTGGTGTTGTCGTCGGGCACCAACCTGGACTTCTCCCTGGGCTCGGCTGCGAGTTCCACCACGGTGGTCAACGTCGCCGGCAACCTGACCCTCGACGGCACGCTGAACATCAGCAACGCCGGCGGTTTCGGCACCGGGGTCTATCAACTGTTCAGCTACGGCGGCAGCCTGACCGACAACGGTCTGGTCTACGGCAGCCTGCCGGTGTCGGCGGCCAACCTGACCCTGCAGACCGCGCTGGCCAATCAGGTCAACCTGCTGGTGCAGAACACGCCGGGTGAAGTGCAGTTCTGGAACGGCGGCACCACCAACCCGGATGGCAGCATCGGGGGCGGAAGTGGCGTGTGGGGCCCAGGCACCAACTGGACCGATCCGAGCGGTACTCAGGCGCTGGCGTCGAACGGTCAGTTCGCCGTGTTCGGCGGGCAGAGCGGGACGGTCACCGTGCAAGGCAATCAGAACTTCACCGGGTTGCAGTTCCTCGCCAGCGGTTACAACCTGGTTCCAGGTGCTGGCGGTACGCTGACCCCGGTCAACGGTCCGGGCGGCAGCCTCGCGCCGGTGCGAGTGAATGCCGGTGGCAGCACGGAAATCTCCGTACCGCTGGTGGGCAGTGGCGGCATCGAGAAGCTCGATTCCGGCACTCTGGTTCTCAGCGGGGCCAACACCTACAGCGGCGGCACCACCGTCAGCGGCGGTACGCTGATCGGTAATACCCTCAGCCTGCAAGGCAACATCCTCAACAACGCCTCGCTGGTGTTCCAGCAGAACGCCAATGGTCAGTTCAACGGACGCCTGAGCGGTGTCGGAGCCATGGCCAAACGCGGTGCGGCACGCTTGCTGTTGACCGGTAATCAACCCTTCAGCGGCACCGTGGCGGTGGATCAAGGCGTGCTGCAAGTCGGCAGCCGCGCGGCGCGAGCCTCTCTCTCCGGGCAGGTCACCGTGGCCAATGGCGCAGGCCTGAGCGGGAATGGCAGCGTCGGTTCGGTGGTCAACCATGGCGTGGTGGCTTCCGGTGGCGAGGACGGCACCTTGAGTGTCGCCGGCAACCTGAGCAACGCCGCCGACGGTGTGCTGGCCCTGACCGTCAGCTCGCCGACCGCCACACCGCTGGCGGTCGGTGGTAGTGCCACCCTGGGCGGCGGTCTGCAGGTCAACAGTCTGGCACCGTTCACCGGCAATACCGTGTACTCGCTGATCACCGCCGGTGGCGGGGTGACCGGCACCTTCAGCGCCGCCGATCTGCCGCAATACGCGTTCCTGAATACTGCGCTGGTGTACGACGCCAACGCGGTGAATCTGGTGGTCAGCCGCAACGGCAACTCGTTCGTCGACGTCGCCGCCACCCGCAACCAGCGCAACACCGCTTCGGCGTTGATGCGCAACGGCGCGGCGGGCAGTGCGTTGCAGGGCGAAATCGTCAACCTCAGCGTGGCCGGGGCACGCAACGCCTTCGACAGCCTGTCGGGGGAAATTCATGCCAGCACCGCCAGCGCCATGCTTGAGGATTCGCGCTACGTGCGCGACGCGGTCAATGACCGTATGCGCCAGCCATCGTGCAGCGCGCCGGACGATCCACGCCGCGCCCTGGCCCCAAGCGACAACCAGCTGAGCAGCAACGGCTGCCACGGCGAAATGGTCGGTTGGGCCCGTGCTCTCGGCGCCTGGGGCGAGTCGGACGGCGACAGCAACAGTGCGAAACTGGATCGCAACCTGAGCGGCTTCATGCTCGGCACCGACAAGCAGCTCGACGACCAGTGGCGCGTCGGCATGGCCGCCGGTTACACCCGCAGCGATCTGGATGCCCATGACCGTCGCTCGGATGCCACGGTCGAGAGCTACCACCTGGCGGCGTACCTCAACTCGCAATTCGACGCTTTGGCAGTGCGTCTTGGCGCGGCGTACAGCTGGCACGACATCGAAACCAAGCGCGATGTCAGCGTCGGCGCCTACAACGACCGGTTGAAGGCCAATTACGACGCGCGCAGCGCTCAGGTGTTCGGTGAAGTCGGCTATGCCATCGAAGCGGCCGGAATTGCCCTGGAACCGTTCGCCGGTCTGGCGTACGTCAACTACGACAGCGACAAGGCCAAAGAGAAGGGCGGAGCAGGGCGTCTGCGCGCCGAGTCCGATCAGGACATCACCTTCTCGACCCTGGGCGTGCGCGCCGGCAAGGTCATCACCCTGGCCAACGGCGGGCAATTCACCCCGCGTGCGGCGCTCGGCTGGCGGCATGCCTTCGGCGACACCAAGCCTGACGCCGACCTGACCTTCATCGACGGCGGCGCCTCGTTCAACACCCAGGGCGTGCCGATTGCCAAGGACAGCGCAGTGGTCGAAGCAGGCGTGGACTTCCAGATCAGTCCGACCGGCAAACTCGGCATCGGCTATTCGGGACAGCTGTCGAACGAGAGCAACGACCATGCGATGACCATCAGCTTCAGCCTTGGGTTCTGA